The sequence GGCGCTCGTAGACATAAGAATCCCGCAGGGCGCGCTCGTGGTGCCGATGGTGTATCCCGGCAATTCTCTGGATGAAATGGTAACGGCGTGAGGAGTGAAACTATGAACAGCGACAAAGCGAAAAAAGGATACCTTCGCAGTCCGCACCGCTCTCTTATGAAGGCGGCCGGCTACACCGACTGGGAGATAGAACGCCCGTGGATCGGCATCGCGAACGCCTATAACGCGATAATCCCCGGGCACGTGCACCTGCGCACGATAACCGAGGCGGTCAAGGCCGGCGTATACGCGGCCGGCGGCCTTCCGATAGAATTCCCCGTCATCGGTGTATGCGACGGCATAGCGATGAACCACGAAGGAATGAAATTCTCTCTGCCGAGCCGCGAGCTGATAATGGATTCCGTCGAAATAATGACGCGGGCGCACGCGCTCGACGGGCTCGTACTCGTGCCCAACTGCGACAAGATCGTGCCCGGCATGGCGATGGCCGCCGCGGAGCTCAACCTGCCCGCCGTAGTCGTCTCGGGCGGCCCGATGCTCGCGGGACGGCACAGGGAGCGCACGCTCGACTTGAACAGCGTATTCGAAGGCGTGGGGATGCGCAGCGCCGGAAAAATCGACGACGCAGGGCTTGCCGAAATAGAAGACAACGCCTGCCCGGGCTGCGGCTCCTGCTCCGGAATGTTCACCGCCAACACGATGAACTGCATGATGGAGGCCCTCGGCCTCGCGCTCCCGGGCAACGGCACGATACCGGCGGTGCACGCCGGCAGAGTCCGCCTTGCGAAAGACGCCGGCCGTGCGGTGATGAAACTCGTGGAGAAAAACATCCGCCCGCGCGACATACTGACGGCGGACGCCTTCCGCAACGCCGTCGCAGTCGACTTGGCGCTCGGCGGCTCGACCAACACCTCGCTGCACCTCCCAGCTATAGCCTGGGCGGCTGGGCTCGAACTGGCGCTCGACGTATTCAACGAGATGGGCGCCTACATACCGCACCTCTGCTCGATGAGCCCGGGCGGCGCGCACCACATCGAGGACCTGTGGCGCGCAGGCGGCGTCCAGGCCCTGATGGCACAGCTTCTCAAAGCCGGAATGATAAAGGGCGAAACTATCACCGCGACGGGCCGAACGACCGCGGAAAATCTCGCCGGCGCGGAAGCCGCCGACGCGGAAGTGATACGTCCGATGGACAGCCCCTACCACAAAGAGGGCGGCCTCGCCTTCGTCAAGGGCACGCTCGCGCCGCTCGGCGGCGTCGTCAAGCAGTCCGCCGTAGCGCCGGAGATGCTCGTCCACAAGGGGCCGGCGCGCGTCTTCGACGGCGAAGAGGCCGCAAGCGCCGCGATCATGGCCAACAAAATAAACGATGGCGACGTCGTCGTGATACGCTACGAGGGGCCGAAGGGCGGCCCGGGGATGCGCGAGATGCTCACGCCTACTTCCGCGATAATGGGGCAGGGCAAAGGCGGAACTGTGGCGCTCGTTACCGACGGGAGATTCTCCGGCGCGACGCGCGGCGCGGCCATCGGGCACGTATCGCCCGAAGCCGCGGTAGGCGGCCCGATAGGGCTCGTCGAAGAGGGAGACGTCGTTTCGATAAACATACCCGAAAGGCGCCTCGACCTGCTCGTCTCGGAAGAAGAGCTCGCGGCGCGCCGCAAAAAATTCAAGCCGGCCGAACAGCCGACCGACAGCCCTTTCTTGAGCCGCTACAGGGCCTTCGCGACCTCCGGCGTAGAGGGCGGCGTGCTGAAAAAACAATAAACCCGAACGGCGGAAACGAGTCCTTTAACACAAGCGGAGGCATCCGATCTGGGTGCCCCCGCTTTTGTGGGACATGGCGCCATTTAAACTCCACAGCTTGGGAAAGAACGATCGTTACTTCCGCCCTGGCTGCTACAGGCCGTCCATACGCGCCGGCGGATAAAGCTGCGCGTTGAAGATCGGCTTGTCTATTACGATCGATGAAAAGGTCCGCCCGTGCTTTCCCAGCATCACGAGGAAATCGTTCATGCCCTCCATGGCGGGAAAGACTGTTTCCATTATAAAATCGCTCTCGCCCGTTGTGACCCATAGCTGCCTGACATAAGCGTTTGACTTGAGCTTCTCTAAAAGTATTTCCTCGTCGTTCAGAGAATAAAATTTAATCTTTATTATCGCCTGTATCGTGTATCCTATCTTTAGAGCGTCTAAGACGACCTGATAATTTTGTATGATTCCCTCTTCTTCCATGCGCCTGATTCTTTCTAAAACGGAGGAGCAGGATAAGTTCACCCTTCTGCCGATTTCCCGGTAGGGGATTCTGGGATTTTGCTGCAGTTCGCTTAAAATTTTCCACCCAGTGTCGTCCAGATTGATAACTCTGTTGCGTCCCAAGACCTCACCTCATCGTAGTTTTGCTTTTCATATCTTCGGCTATATTCTGCGTCGTCTGATGTATGCAAAGACATTATATCGTATTATCGAGAGCCGCAAAAATTTGGATGCCTTATACAGAACAATGTTCTGTATATAAAACTATAACAGGCAATATATTTTTTTTAATGCCACTCTTAAGGTTTAAACAAGGTGTAAATTATTTCTGTCAAATTATATAATTCATACTGCAAGGTAAATAAATTTCATTTTTTCTCCATCACCAAAATATCTATTATTTCAACGGAGGTGCGTGTCATTGAGTTCCAACATTGAAAAAGCCGATCCCCGGGGAAGAGAGCCCAGTCTCTGCGAATCGGTTGCGGTAATAGCCGCCGTTGCGGCTATTGTGATGTTTTGCGTCGTGAAATTGGAGTTGGATGCCCATATCCCCCTGTTCATATGCATTCTTTTGGTGATCCTCTTAGGATTGCGCCTGGGGAATAAATGGCAGGTACTGGAAGACGGATACGTCTCCGCGGTAAACGCGGCCACCTCGGCATTTTTTATCCTCATGATGGTCGGTATCATGATAGGCGTCTGGATGACTTCCGGCGTAATCTCTACAATGATCGACTACGGGCTTGCCATTTTGACTCCTAAAACATTTTTGATAATCTCTCTGCTGATCTGCAGCATAGTCTCGCTGGCGACGGGCTCCTCCTGGGGCACCGCGGCCAGCATCGGCGTAGCTTTAATGGGAGTGGGGGCCGGCTTAGGGATATCTCCCGGCATGACGGCCGGCGCGATAGTCTCCGGCTCATACTTCGGAGATAAAATGAGCCCCCTTTCGGATACGACCAACCTGGCTCCCGCCGTCTCCGGCGCCAAATTATACGATCATATCAAGTCGATGTTCTATACGACGGGCACCAGCTACGTCATAGCGTTGATACTCTTCACCGTTATCACCTTCTCCATCAACGTTTCTGGTGATTACGACCCGGCGAGGATCGTTGAGATAAGGAAGGCGCTGGCCTCCATCCAGGACATCAACCCCTTGCTGCTGCTGCCGCCGATCGTGGTAATCGCCTCTACCCTCGTAAAGGTTCCCGCCATTCCTGGGATGATGCTGGGGATCGTCTCCGGCGCGCTGTGCGGGATGTTTATTCAGGGAGAAAGCTTTGCCGGCATCATAGAGGCGGCTCAGTACGGGTACACCGGAAGCGTATCGGCTGACGTTTTCGGCAAAGAGATCGCGGAGATGGTCAACGGCCTGCTGACGCGGGGCGGACTGCAGGGAATGATGTGGACGATTTCGCTGAGCTGGATAGCCATAGGCTTCGGGGGGATCCTTGAGGCAGTGGGCTACCTGAACGTCATTCTGAACGCCTCCGTCAGGGTACTTTCGAAGCCCGGCAATCTCATTGCGGCGACGGTGCTGTCGTGCATCGGTGTAAACCTCTTCGTAGGAGATCAGTATATAGCCATCGTGCTGCCCGGCCGCCTCATGAAGCCGGCGTATGAGAGGGCCGGCATGGCTCCCTATATGCTTTCAAGGACGCTTGAAGACGCCGGTACGCTCTCATCTTCGCTCATACCCTGGACGACCTGCGGAGCTTACATGTCGGGTACCCTGGGGGTGGCCACGCTGTCATACGCCCCATATGCGATCTTGAACTGGGTAAATCCGCTGGTAGCGATAGTATTCGGATATCTGGGACTCTTCGTATTCTATTCCAAGAAGGAAAGTTAAAAACGATTTTTCAATAACAACAAAATAAGGAGGAAATACACGATGAAGAAAAAGGTTACCGTGCTCGGCAACGGCCTCGTGGGTTCCGTAATGGCGCTGGACCTTGCCGCGGACGAAGGATATGAGGTCACGGTCTGCGATGCCAGAAAGGACAAGCTTGAGGAGACGGTTTTAAAGTCGAAGGGGAAAATCAAGGGAAGAAGCGACGTAGACTTCGCCTCGCCGGCCTCCATAAGCGCGGCCGTAAAGGGGCAGGACCTCGTGATCGGGGCTGTTCCCGGATCCCTCGGCTACCAGATGCTGGGCGCCGTGATCAGGGCGGGCGTCAACATGTCGGACATCTCCTTCATGGGGGAGGACTACCGCGACTGGGACGCGGAAGCAAAAAAATATGGGGTCACCACCTTCGAAGACGTCGGCGTGGCGCCCGGCTCCTCCAGCGTCCTGATAGGATACGCCTGTAGCCGGCTGGACGAAGTGGAGGATGTGACATACTATGTCACCGGCCTGCCGACCTCTCCGCAGGAGCCTTATAACTACAAACTCGTCTTCTCGCCCGACGACCTTGTGGAGGAGTATGTCAGGCCGGCGCGGACGAAGAAAGACGGAAAAATAGTCAGCGTTCCGGCGCTTTCCGGCTGTAAGATCGTAGACTTCAAAATTCCCGGGCTGAAACTCCCGAAAATGGAAGGCTTCTTTACGGACGGCTCGCGGACGCTCCTCGACACTATCCCCAGCCCCAACGTTACGGAGTACACCCTGAGATATCCGGGGACTGCGGCGAGGATGGAGTTCCTCCGCGAAATAGGCCTCTTCAGCTTAGAGCCCGTAAAGATAAACGGGGCGAACATCCGTCCGAGAGACGTATTCGCCAAGCTCGCTTATCCGAAGATGGAGCTGGGAAAAGAAGAGAACGAGTTTACCTTCTACTATGTCGAAGTGACCGGCAAAAAAGACGGTAAACGCCTGCAATATCAGTTCAGCCTGTACGACGAGAAAGACAAGGAGACGCTCTATCCGTCGATGTCGAGGACTACCGGCTTCCCCTGCGTCATCGTAGGGAAGCTGATCGCCGAAGGCGTACTCAACAATCCCGGCGTCAACCCGCCGGAGGAGGTCGGGAAAAACGCCAAAGCAGTCGAGATATTCATAGACGAGCTTAAAAAGAGAAACGTTAAAATCCATCAGAACGTTGTAGAATTGTAACTCGGCGAAAAGCGCTTCGAAAGGAGGACATTTTCATGAAATCTGTACAAATCGGCGGAGGCCTGGTAGGAAATATCATCGCGGAAGACATGAGCAGAGACTTTGACGTCACCGTCGTTGATTTAGACGAAAAAACGTTGGAGAAAATAAAGGCGAAGAACGGCGCGGTGAAGACGGCCGTCTGCTCTTGCACCGACGCCGAAAAGCTCGCCGGCATTCTCAAAGAAGCGGACATCGTCACCGCCGGCGTCCCCGGACGTTTGGGACGCCAGATGATGGAAGCCGTTATAAAGGCGGGAAAGAGTCTCTGCGACATCTCCTTCATGCCAGAGGACTTTGAAGAGCTCGACGGACTGGCCAAAAAGCATAATGTGACGGTAGTGCCCGACATCGGCGTCGCACCAGGCATGTCCAATTTCCTCGTAGGCCGCGGCGCCGCGCTGCTCGACGAAGTAGAGAAGGCGGTCATATACGTGGGCGGCATTCCTGAAAAGAAAATCCCTCCCTTCAACTACCAGATCACTTGGTCCGCCTCCGACGTGATCGAGGAATATACCAGGCCCGCCCGCTATATCAAGGACTTTGAGCCGGTCGTCATAGAGGCCATGGGGGATTTGAATCTCGAGGAATTCCCCAAGGTCGGGACGCTTGAGACCTTCATCACCGACGGACTGCGCTCTCTCGTGAAAAACGTCAGGGCCAGAAATATGCAGGAGCGCACCATGAGGTGGCCGGGGCATGTGGAACAGATGCGTCTGCTGCGCGCTATGGGGCTCTTTGACGAGGAGAAGAGAGTGCTCGGAGGAAACGCGGTATCTCCGCGGGACGTCGCCTGCGACCTCCTCTTCCCCATGTGGAAGATGGACCCGAAGGCCGGCGACCGCGATCTGACGATCATGCGCGTCGTCGTCGAAGGCTACAAGGGGCGCGACTACGTTAAGTTCACGTGGGATCTATACGACAGATTCGACGAGAAAACGTGGAACAATTCAATGGGGCGCTGCACCGGGCTCACCTGCTCGATATTCGCGCACGCCGTCGCCTCCGGCCTGATAAAGGAAAAGGGCGTGATCGCGCCTGAAAAGCTGGCGGCCTCGGACGAACTCTATGACTTTGTGATCTCCGAACAGAAAAAGCGCGGCATAGATTATATCGAAAGCGTAAGCGCTGTGAAAAACGTGCGGTAGCGCCGCCCGTCCATACGAAAAAACCGCCGCGTGCGGCTCGCGTAGAAAACCCCTAAAGCTGGGCCCGGAGCTGCAAAGGTCCGGGCTCTGCTTTATCAGGAACTTTTTTTGAGGCTGTCGACATTTGCTCAGTGCGACAGCCTTTTTTGCGCGTGATAAATTTAGCCCCCGCCTTTGAGGAAGGCAAAGGGTTGTTTTGTTGTTGAATGACTAGTACCGCCGCGTAGCTTCCGTGAGTTTTTGCTGCACAATTTCATGCTTTTCAAAATTATTTCATATGATATATAATATTGTCCCATAATCGCTCGGCTTATGAAGCCGGTCTGAGAAGAGGAGCAGGAAAATGTTTAAAAAGCCCTTGACAAGAAGACAGGAATGCCCGACGCTCAGTCAGTCAGTCAGTCGTAGCTTGTAAGTCCTCATTGCTAATCGAGCGGCCACCTGTGTGCGCAGTGTACACAGATGGCCGCTTTTTTGTTGGAGCCAATGTGGAGATGCCTCCGTAAGGCCTCGCGCATATTTTTCGCATATGCGACCGTACGGCGGCCGCACGCCTGCTGGCTGCAGAAGGCGCGAAGCGTAAAGCGGCGACATATGAAGAACAAAAGCTTAGGTGAATATACCGACGCCCTACTGGTGTTAAAAAATCTTTGCGCGCACGGGCGTTAAATTGAAGCGGGCGTTTGCCTGCGCTGCAACGAGGGAGCGGCGGCCGATCGCTTCCCTCTGACCAAAGTATTTTAGATAGAAAATTTATGTACGTTAATTTTGTAGGAAGGTGATACCGATGGAGAAACAAACGAAGGTTTATGGATGCCAAGGCCCCGCTCGCCGGGCGCCCGGAGGAGGGGGACGGCTTCTATGTGAAAAGAATTCGCCGGCCGTCCTGAAAAGCTGGGTGCGCCGCGGCCTGTTCGCCGCAGTGCTTTTATGCGCGTTGATCGTCGCGTTGGCGGGGGCTTCTCACGCGGCTAATATTGGAGCCCCTACCTTTATTCAATACGATACGTCATCGTGGACGGCCCCAACCGCATCCGGCGCCTGGTCTTTCGCAATAGGGCGGTACGCGAGAGCCAACGGCGATCATTCATTCGCCATTGGGGCGAACTCCTATATCCAGCGGGGAAACAACAATATCGCCATCGGCTACGGAGCGCGGGTGCTGAGCAGCCAATGGCCCTCCAGCGAGACCGTCGAAGCGATAGCGTTCGGATACCAGGCCCTTGTGGACTACGGCGGCGATATGGCCTTCGGGCGCAACGCCATCTCGAGAGGGCTGAGGGCGGTCGCGATAGGAACCGACGCGACTGCCGCCGGTAGAGAGTCTATGGCGCTCGGATACGGGGCGGCCGCTTCGCAAGATTATTCCACCTCCATAGGCTATCAGGCGACGGCCGCACCGGAGAGATCTACCGCCATAGGATACAGGGCGACGACCACCGCTGAAGGCGGCCTCGCTATCGGCGAGATGTCGCTCGCGAACAGGGAAGGAGGAGTGACCGGCTGGGTTCCTGATAGCTACACCGGCACGCCGTCTGGCCCCGCCTGGACAGCCACGACCGGCGCCGTCTCCGTAGGAAACGACACTGCCGGCTCGATAAGGACCAGGCAGATCACCGGAGTGGCGGCCGGCACGTATGACACCGACGCGGTCAACGTCGCGCAGCTGAAGGCCTTCGGCGGTTCGCAAGCGATGTTCTACAGCGGCGGCAGCAAGAACGGCTCGTACTCTTCCGGTACGCTGGCATCGCAGCAGAAAATGACGGACATCAAGATAGACTTCGGCGAAGGGCTCAGAGCCGAAGAAGTAAGCTACACAAGTGGATCAACGACAGAGAAACGTCTGCTCGTCACAGTAGACACCAGCAGCGACATCTACGCGAACCTCAAAGGCGAAAAGGGTGATAAGGGCGATAAGGGAGACCAAGGTGACCAGGGCCTGAAGGGCGACCAGGGCGAAAAGGGAGACAAAGGCGACAAGGGTGACACCGGAGCTACCGGAGCCCAAGGCGAAAAGGGAGACAAAGGCGACAAGGGTGACACCGGAGCTACCGGAGCCCAGGGCGAAAAGGGAGACAAAGGCGACAAGGGCGACACCGGAGCTACTGGAGCCCAGGGCGAAAAGGGAGACAAAGGCGACACCGGAGCTACTGGAGCCCAGGGCGAAAAGGGAGACAAAGGCGACAAGGGTGACAAAGGTGAAAAGGGAGACCAAGGTGACCAGGGCTTGAAGGGCGACCAGGGTGAACAGGGTCCGCAGGGCGAGACAGGCCCGCAGGGTCCCAAGGGCGAAGCCGGAGCCACAGGCGAACAAGGCCCGCAGGGTGAGCCCGGAGCCCCAGGAGCCGACGGTAAAGACGGCGCCCAAGGCCCGCAGGGTGAAACAGGCCCCGCCGGAACCGACGGCAAAGACGGGGCGCCCGGCAAAGACGGCACCGGCATAACCAAAGCCGAAGTCAACAAAGAGGGCGACCTGATCATCGACTACACAGACGGCAGACATGAAAACGCCGGCCACGTAAGCGGCGAAGGCGGAAGCGGCAGCTGGGACATCTCCGTCAACGGCAAAACCGCCACCGTCGACAAAGACAACAACACAGTGGCGCTGAACGACGGCAAAAACATCGAAATCAAAGAGACGGCTGAAAGGAAATACAGCTTCAACGTCTCCGAGACGCCGGAATTCACCAGAGTAGACGTCAAAGGCGACGAAAACAACATCGGCATCGACAACGGCGGCAACAGAATCATCAACGTTGCGGACGGTGTTGAAAACAGCGACGCGGCAAACATCGGCCAGCTCAGCGCGGTCAGCGCCGACGTGGCG comes from Synergistes jonesii and encodes:
- the ilvD gene encoding dihydroxy-acid dehydratase — encoded protein: MNSDKAKKGYLRSPHRSLMKAAGYTDWEIERPWIGIANAYNAIIPGHVHLRTITEAVKAGVYAAGGLPIEFPVIGVCDGIAMNHEGMKFSLPSRELIMDSVEIMTRAHALDGLVLVPNCDKIVPGMAMAAAELNLPAVVVSGGPMLAGRHRERTLDLNSVFEGVGMRSAGKIDDAGLAEIEDNACPGCGSCSGMFTANTMNCMMEALGLALPGNGTIPAVHAGRVRLAKDAGRAVMKLVEKNIRPRDILTADAFRNAVAVDLALGGSTNTSLHLPAIAWAAGLELALDVFNEMGAYIPHLCSMSPGGAHHIEDLWRAGGVQALMAQLLKAGMIKGETITATGRTTAENLAGAEAADAEVIRPMDSPYHKEGGLAFVKGTLAPLGGVVKQSAVAPEMLVHKGPARVFDGEEAASAAIMANKINDGDVVVIRYEGPKGGPGMREMLTPTSAIMGQGKGGTVALVTDGRFSGATRGAAIGHVSPEAAVGGPIGLVEEGDVVSINIPERRLDLLVSEEELAARRKKFKPAEQPTDSPFLSRYRAFATSGVEGGVLKKQ
- a CDS encoding saccharopine dehydrogenase family protein; its protein translation is MKKKVTVLGNGLVGSVMALDLAADEGYEVTVCDARKDKLEETVLKSKGKIKGRSDVDFASPASISAAVKGQDLVIGAVPGSLGYQMLGAVIRAGVNMSDISFMGEDYRDWDAEAKKYGVTTFEDVGVAPGSSSVLIGYACSRLDEVEDVTYYVTGLPTSPQEPYNYKLVFSPDDLVEEYVRPARTKKDGKIVSVPALSGCKIVDFKIPGLKLPKMEGFFTDGSRTLLDTIPSPNVTEYTLRYPGTAARMEFLREIGLFSLEPVKINGANIRPRDVFAKLAYPKMELGKEENEFTFYYVEVTGKKDGKRLQYQFSLYDEKDKETLYPSMSRTTGFPCVIVGKLIAEGVLNNPGVNPPEEVGKNAKAVEIFIDELKKRNVKIHQNVVEL
- the nhaC gene encoding Na+/H+ antiporter NhaC, coding for MSLSSNIEKADPRGREPSLCESVAVIAAVAAIVMFCVVKLELDAHIPLFICILLVILLGLRLGNKWQVLEDGYVSAVNAATSAFFILMMVGIMIGVWMTSGVISTMIDYGLAILTPKTFLIISLLICSIVSLATGSSWGTAASIGVALMGVGAGLGISPGMTAGAIVSGSYFGDKMSPLSDTTNLAPAVSGAKLYDHIKSMFYTTGTSYVIALILFTVITFSINVSGDYDPARIVEIRKALASIQDINPLLLLPPIVVIASTLVKVPAIPGMMLGIVSGALCGMFIQGESFAGIIEAAQYGYTGSVSADVFGKEIAEMVNGLLTRGGLQGMMWTISLSWIAIGFGGILEAVGYLNVILNASVRVLSKPGNLIAATVLSCIGVNLFVGDQYIAIVLPGRLMKPAYERAGMAPYMLSRTLEDAGTLSSSLIPWTTCGAYMSGTLGVATLSYAPYAILNWVNPLVAIVFGYLGLFVFYSKKES
- a CDS encoding Lrp/AsnC family transcriptional regulator; protein product: MGRNRVINLDDTGWKILSELQQNPRIPYREIGRRVNLSCSSVLERIRRMEEEGIIQNYQVVLDALKIGYTIQAIIKIKFYSLNDEEILLEKLKSNAYVRQLWVTTGESDFIMETVFPAMEGMNDFLVMLGKHGRTFSSIVIDKPIFNAQLYPPARMDGL
- a CDS encoding saccharopine dehydrogenase family protein gives rise to the protein MKSVQIGGGLVGNIIAEDMSRDFDVTVVDLDEKTLEKIKAKNGAVKTAVCSCTDAEKLAGILKEADIVTAGVPGRLGRQMMEAVIKAGKSLCDISFMPEDFEELDGLAKKHNVTVVPDIGVAPGMSNFLVGRGAALLDEVEKAVIYVGGIPEKKIPPFNYQITWSASDVIEEYTRPARYIKDFEPVVIEAMGDLNLEEFPKVGTLETFITDGLRSLVKNVRARNMQERTMRWPGHVEQMRLLRAMGLFDEEKRVLGGNAVSPRDVACDLLFPMWKMDPKAGDRDLTIMRVVVEGYKGRDYVKFTWDLYDRFDEKTWNNSMGRCTGLTCSIFAHAVASGLIKEKGVIAPEKLAASDELYDFVISEQKKRGIDYIESVSAVKNVR